The sequence TACGCCGGGATGGTGCATCGCCCAGGCCACCGCGAGGCTCACGGGATGGAAGCCGCGGTCGGCCGCAAGGGCTGCAAACCGCTCGGCAATCTCGTAATGCACCCGGTCGCCATAGCGCGTCTGGTACATCTTGTTTTCCACGAGGCGCCCATCATCGGGCCGCTTATCTACGCCGTACTTCCCAGTCAGCAGCCCGCCCCCTAGCGGACTGTACGACAGCACGCCCAGGCCTTCGTGCTGCGCAAGGGGCAGCAGCTCCACCTCGGCCTGCCGCTTCGCCAAGTTGTACATCGGCTGAATGACGTGAAAGGGCGTCCAGCCGCGCGCCCGCTGCATGCCCAGCGCCTTCATCACCTGCCACGCCGCAAAATTACTCGCGCCCAGGTACAGGACCTTGCCCTGTCGCACCAGATCATCCAGCGCCCGGAGGGTTTCCGCCAGGTCGGTCTTTTCGTCGAAGCGATGGACAAAGTAGCAGTCGATGTATGCGGTGTTCAGGCGGCGCAGGCTCGCCTCCACCGCCCGGCGGATGTGGTAGCGCGAGCTGCCGCGGGCGTTAGGGCCGGCGCCGGTGGGAAAGTACACCTTGCTTGTGATGAACACCTCGTCGCGGCAGCCGGCCATGAGCCCGCCCAAGATTTCCTCCGAGCGCCCATCGGCGTACACATCGGCGCAGTCGAACGCGTTGATCCCAGCCGCGCGGCATCGATCGAACATGCGCGCTGCCATCTCGGCGTCCGCGGCATCGCCAAACGACATGGTGCCCATGCACAGCGGGGAAATTTTCACGCCCGTAGTGCCCAAGTATCGGAAATTGGTCATACGCGCAAGAAGCTTTTGACAGGGCAACCGATGGGTGGACCCCAAAAGAAGCAGGTCGTCGGAAGGTAGCCACCGCGCGGCATAGATCCAAACGCGCACGACACAGCGCGGGCATGGAGCGATTGCTCTGCTGCGCCGTTTCACTGCTTCCAACGTTTGATCTTCTGCTTCTTGCTTCCGTCCGTATGCCTTCGATAGACGACATTGCGGCCCCATTTGAGATGGTAAACCGCGACATGCGCATTGAGCTGCTGTTGGAGTACGCCGATAAGCTGCCGCCGCTGCCGCCCGATTACGAGGAAATGCGCAACGCCGGGCTCAACATGGTGCACGAGTGCCAGTCGCCCGTCTTTTTACGGCCCGAGGTGCGCGATGGCACCGTCCGCGTCAATGCCTACGCGCCCCGCGAGGCCCCCACCGCCCGCGCGTTCGTCTCCATCCTGCACGACGCCTTCGATGGCGAGCCGCCGGCCACCCTCCTCAACGCGCCCGATGACCTGCTCGACCGCCTCGGCCTGCGCGCGCTGCTGGGCGCGCGGCGCCTCCAGGGCTTGTCGGCCATCTATCAGCGGCTGCGCCAGGCGGTGCGCGCGCACGTCGACCAGGCCGCACCGGACGCCTCCTAAGCGCAACCAAATTTCAACAGTTGTTGGCGTGCGTGCGGCGCCCGCGCGGTAGCTTTTGGCCTCGCGGATTCGTACGTTGTACTGTTTCGCATTCGACGACGCCCCGCAAAAAATAGGACGGGGCGCGACGGTAGCTTTGTGTACGCATTTTACTTGACGCTTTATGGAAGCGGACAACTCCCGCATCATTCCGATCAACATCGAGGAGGAAATGAAATCCTCCTACATCGACTATTCGATGTCGGTGATTGTGAGCCGCGCCCTGCCCGACGTGCGCGACGGCCTGAAGCCGGTGCACCGGCGCGTGCTGTACGGCATGCACGACCTGGGCCTTACCGCCGGCGCGGCCTACAAAAAGAGCGCGCGCATCGTGGGCGAGGTACTCGGAAAGTATCATCCACACGGCGACTCGTCGGTGTACGATACGCTCGTACGGCTGGCCCAGGACTTCTCGATGCGCTATCCGCTGGTGGATGGCCAGGGCAACTTTGGCTCGATCGACGGCGACTCGGCAGCGGCGATGCGCTACACCGAGGCCCGCATGACCAAGCTGGCCGAGGAGCTGCTGCGCGACCTGGGCAAGGAAACCGTCAACACGCAGGAAAACTTCGACGGCTCGCTCGAAGAACCCACCGTGCTGCCGGCCGCCTTCCCCAACATGCTCGTGAGCGGCGCCGATGGCATTGCCGTGGGCATGGCCACCAAAATTCCGCCGCATAACCTGGGCGAGGCCATCGATGCCACGGTGGCCTACATCGACAACCCGGAGTGCTCCATCGAGGATCTGATGGCGCATTGCCCGGCGCCCGACTTCCCCACCGGCGGCATCATCTACGGCTACAAGGGCGTGCACGATGCCTACCACACCGGCCGCGGCCGCGTCATCATGCGGGCCAAGATGCACGAGGAGGAAATCCGTAAGGGCCGCCAAGCCCTCGTCATCACCGAAATTCCGTACCAGGTTAACAAGAGCAACGAGCTGGAGCGCATTGCCAAGCGCGTGCGCGATGACAAGATTGAAGGCATCTCTGACCTGCGCGACGAGAGCGACCGCGACGGCATGCGCATCGTGGTGGAGCTGAAGCAAAACGCGGTGCCCGATGTCGTCAAGAACCAAATCTACAAGCACTCGCGCCTGCAAGACACCTTTGGCGTGAACATGGTGGCGCTCGTCAACGGCCGCCCGCGCGTGCTCAACCTCAAGCAGGCGATTCAGCACTACGTGGAGCACCGCCACGAGATTGTGGTGCGCCGTACGCGCTACGACCTCGACAAGGCGCAGGCTCGGGCCCACACGCTGGCCGGCCTCACGCGGGCGCTCGATAACCTCGACGCCGTCATCGCGATTGTGCGACACTCGCCGGATTCCGACGCGGCCCGCGAGAACCTGATGCGCGGCGTGTATCCCGACACGCTCTCCGATGCCGATTTGGAGGACCTGGGCGTCTCCCTCGCCCCGCCGCACACGCGCCCGGACCGCAACGAAAATGCCCTCATGCACCGTCCCGACGAGGGATGGATGACCGAGGAGCAAGCCCGCGCCATCCTTCGCCTTACGCTCAACCGCCTCACCGGCATGGAGCGGGAGAAGATCGTGGCCGAGTACGACGACATCCTGGGCGAGATCGACCGGCTGCAAACAATCTTGGACAGCCGCGAGCGGCGCCTGGCCATCGTCCGCGAAGAGCTGCTGGAGGTGAAGGACCGCTTCAACGACGAGCGCCGCACCGCCATCGACTATACCGGTGGCGACATCATCATGGAGGACCTGATTGAGCGCGAGCACGTGGTGGTTACGCTCACGCATCAGGGCCTCACCAAGCGCACCAGCCTCGACGTCTACCGGGCGCAGGGCCGCGGCGGCGTGGGCCTGAAGGCCACCGGACGCCGCGACGACGACTACATCGAGCATCTGTTCGTGACGCACTCGCACGACATGCTCCTCTTCTTTACCGACCACGGCCAGTGCTACTGGCTCCGTGTGTTTGAAATCCCGGAAGGCAGCCGCACCGCCAAAGGCCGCTCCATCCGCAACCTCATCGACATTGCGCCCGACGACCGCGTGCGGGCGGTGCTGTCCGTGAGCAAAGACGACTTCGAGGACGACGACTTCCTTAACAGCCACTACGTCCTCATGGCCACCCGCAAAGGGCAGGTCAAGAAGTCGGTGCTTGAAGCCTTCAGCCGGCCGCGTACCAACGGCATCATCGCCATCTCGATCGACGAAGACGATCAGCTCATTGAGGCCGCGCTCACCGGCGGCGACAACACCGTGGTGGTAGGATCCTCTGGCGGGCGGGCGGTGCATTTCCACGAAGACGATGTGCGCCCCACCGGCCGCAACACCCGCGGCGTGCGGGGCATCACCCTGGGCGACGACGAACGAATGGTGGGGATGGTCTCCGTGGCGCCCGACATGCGCGAGGCGCTCGACATTTTAGCTGTGGGCGCCAACGGCTACGGCAAACGTACGGCCCTCACGGAGTACCGCACCCAAAGCCGGGGCGGCAAGGGCCTCATCACCATGAAGACGACCAACCGCACCGGTCCGCTCGTGGCCCTGAAAGGCGTGACCGACGACGAAGACCTGATGGTGATCACCGAAAACGGCATCATGATTCGCACCGGCGTGGAGGGCATCTCCACCATGGGGCGCAACACGCAGGGCGTGCGCATCATCAACCTGAAGTCGAAGGATGCCATTGCCGACATCACCC comes from Salisaeta longa DSM 21114 and encodes:
- a CDS encoding SufE family protein; this translates as MPSIDDIAAPFEMVNRDMRIELLLEYADKLPPLPPDYEEMRNAGLNMVHECQSPVFLRPEVRDGTVRVNAYAPREAPTARAFVSILHDAFDGEPPATLLNAPDDLLDRLGLRALLGARRLQGLSAIYQRLRQAVRAHVDQAAPDAS
- a CDS encoding aldo/keto reductase yields the protein MTNFRYLGTTGVKISPLCMGTMSFGDAADAEMAARMFDRCRAAGINAFDCADVYADGRSEEILGGLMAGCRDEVFITSKVYFPTGAGPNARGSSRYHIRRAVEASLRRLNTAYIDCYFVHRFDEKTDLAETLRALDDLVRQGKVLYLGASNFAAWQVMKALGMQRARGWTPFHVIQPMYNLAKRQAEVELLPLAQHEGLGVLSYSPLGGGLLTGKYGVDKRPDDGRLVENKMYQTRYGDRVHYEIAERFAALAADRGFHPVSLAVAWAMHHPGVTAPIIGARSVEQLEGSLGALDIDMTEELYDAIAACAPTPPPATDRVEERSEHTYGTR
- the gyrA gene encoding DNA gyrase subunit A; this translates as MEADNSRIIPINIEEEMKSSYIDYSMSVIVSRALPDVRDGLKPVHRRVLYGMHDLGLTAGAAYKKSARIVGEVLGKYHPHGDSSVYDTLVRLAQDFSMRYPLVDGQGNFGSIDGDSAAAMRYTEARMTKLAEELLRDLGKETVNTQENFDGSLEEPTVLPAAFPNMLVSGADGIAVGMATKIPPHNLGEAIDATVAYIDNPECSIEDLMAHCPAPDFPTGGIIYGYKGVHDAYHTGRGRVIMRAKMHEEEIRKGRQALVITEIPYQVNKSNELERIAKRVRDDKIEGISDLRDESDRDGMRIVVELKQNAVPDVVKNQIYKHSRLQDTFGVNMVALVNGRPRVLNLKQAIQHYVEHRHEIVVRRTRYDLDKAQARAHTLAGLTRALDNLDAVIAIVRHSPDSDAARENLMRGVYPDTLSDADLEDLGVSLAPPHTRPDRNENALMHRPDEGWMTEEQARAILRLTLNRLTGMEREKIVAEYDDILGEIDRLQTILDSRERRLAIVREELLEVKDRFNDERRTAIDYTGGDIIMEDLIEREHVVVTLTHQGLTKRTSLDVYRAQGRGGVGLKATGRRDDDYIEHLFVTHSHDMLLFFTDHGQCYWLRVFEIPEGSRTAKGRSIRNLIDIAPDDRVRAVLSVSKDDFEDDDFLNSHYVLMATRKGQVKKSVLEAFSRPRTNGIIAISIDEDDQLIEAALTGGDNTVVVGSSGGRAVHFHEDDVRPTGRNTRGVRGITLGDDERMVGMVSVAPDMREALDILAVGANGYGKRTALTEYRTQSRGGKGLITMKTTNRTGPLVALKGVTDDEDLMVITENGIMIRTGVEGISTMGRNTQGVRIINLKSKDAIADITRVVVEEEADGAEETADERAADEDTDPTVAVDTPTNGQSPEA